From a single Metopolophium dirhodum isolate CAU chromosome 6, ASM1992520v1, whole genome shotgun sequence genomic region:
- the LOC132947214 gene encoding uncharacterized protein LOC132947214, producing the protein MTEQLNESPEKIQSEGRQPKIVVDPRLQSSHGSDDLENDYQFFRTLVKNNIFQLTNVSDQRAISTWLCRCDEERDKSLKCGIIKLMLVSLQHPSGNMKLFRHSAPKNLPYLINTPNYLRELVDDMLTNFDSDSDGDDEADCGSPLGSRSRRPRRRTVCTNTAAVSPDMTSIATAFTDNRGVQAFYARSDHAVNTWRLPDSVRFPVHSRSASRWEKALTTDCPLTARTADSTRTAQKNAKKEWDLPVFLPDEGKPWQTPKWNTSEADLTPMEQKCRGLMSEQMSPEGNAFRWYEHSRLDGSLRPMPEFCTDKDVCGQGKNQPELDERAINVTNKIYPERVQIVVDPRLIAEVVGTTDPPDRRQS; encoded by the exons ATGACTGAACAGCTCAATGAATCGCCTGAAAAGATTCAGAGCGAGGGACGACAGCCCAAAATCGTTGTAGACCCGAGACTTCAGAGCTCCCATGGATCGGACGATTTGGAAAACGATTATCAGTTTTTTCGAACGTTGGTCAAAAACAACATATTTCAATTGACTAACGTCTCGG ACCAACGAGCGATTTCGACTTGGTTGTGCAGATGCGACGAGGAACGTGACAAGTCGTTAAAATGCGGGATCATCAAACTGATGCTGGTGTCGCTTCAGCACCCCAGCGGTAACATGAAATTATTCAGACACTCGGCCCCGAAAAACCTACCATATCTGATAAACACCCCGAATTAC CTCAGAGAATTGGTCGACGACATGTTGACAAACTTCGACTCCGACTCGGACGGCGACGACGAAGCAGACTGTGGGTCACCGTTAGGTTCCCGCTCCCGTCGCCCTCGCCGCCGAACAGTGTGCACGAACACCGCAGCCGTGTCGCCGGACATGACCAGCATCGCCACAGCGTTCACCGACAACCGTGGCGTGCAAGCGTTCTACGCCAGGTCCGACCACGCGGTGAACACGTGGCGTCTGCCCGACAGCGTCCGGTTTCCGGTGCACAGCCGTTCGGCGTCCCGATGGGAGAAGGCGCTGACGACCGACTGCCCGCTGACTGCCCGGACGGCCGATTCCACTAGAACTGCGCAGAAAAACGCCAAAAAAGAATGGGATTTGCCTGTCTTCTTACCAGA tgaagGTAAACCGTGGCAAACACCGAAATGGAATACCAGCGAAGCCGATct GACTCCGATGGAACAAAAATGTCGTGGTTTAATGTCGGAGCAAATGTCACCCGAGGGCAACGCATTTCGGTGGTACGAGCACAGCCGGTTGGACGGCAGCTTGAGACCTATGCCTGAATTTTGTACCGATAA GGACGTATGTGGTCAAGGGAAAAACCAACCAGAATTGGACGAACGAGCCATTAACGTGACGAACAAAATATATCCAGAACGTGTTCAAATCGTCGTCGATCCACGTCTTATCGCTGAGGTGGTCGGTACTACAGACCCACCTGACCGACGACAATCGTGA
- the LOC132947149 gene encoding enhancer of split mgamma protein-like, translating to MSSVATEMQQPVSRTYQYRKVMKPMLERKRRARINRCLDELKELMVVALQSEGENVSKLEKADILELTVRHLHKLRRQQRLSGNPVTEMDRFRAGYTRCASEVSRCLAATPGLDVTLGANLMTHLGHRLNSIQPTGPATAAATSPATPLSLNTDTSSSSSSASSSSSSSASSSCSSPPPPQSPTGSTTSSYPMPLTPNSMISTGCSVDGTSTGLLQVVDMSLKNDNASVWRPW from the exons ATGTCTTCTGTCGCCACTGAAATGCAACAACCCGTCTCCAGGACTTACCAGTACAGAAAG gtCATGAAACCCATGTTGGAACGCAAACGCCGTGCCCGCATCAACCGGTGCCTGGATGAACTTAAAGAATTGATGGTGGTCGCCCTGCAATCCGAGGGCGAGAACGTCAGCAAACTGGAAAAGGCCGATATACTCGAGCTGACTGTCCGTCATCTGCACAAGCTACGCCGGCAACAGCGGCTTTCCGGCAACCCGGTGACCGAGATGGACCGGTTCCGCGCAGGTTACACGCGCTGCGCCTCCGAAGTGTCCCGGTGCCTGGCCGCCACGCCCGGCTTGGACGTCACTCTGGGCGCCAACCTCATGACCCACCTGGGCCACAGGCTCAACTCGATCCAACCAACCGGGCCGGCAACGGCCGCGGCCACATCACCGGCCACGCCATTGTCGCTCAACACCGACACATCCTCGTCCTCGTCGTCGGCGTCCTCCTCGTCATCATCCTCGGCGTCGTCGTCCTGTTCGTCGCCACCACCACCCCAGTCGCCTACCGGCAGCACCACCTCGTCGTATCCGATGCCACTGACGCCAAACTCAATGATCAGCACCGGATGCAGCGTGGACGGCACTTCCACCGGACTCCTGCAAGTCGTTGACATGTCCCTGAAAAACGACAACGCCTCAGTATGGAGGCCTTGGTAA